Proteins found in one Phalacrocorax carbo chromosome 14, bPhaCar2.1, whole genome shotgun sequence genomic segment:
- the MYH7B gene encoding myosin-7B isoform X2, producing the protein MEAFGNAKTIRNDNSSRFGKFIRIHFGPSGKLASADIDIYLLEKSRVIFQQPKERSYHIYYQILSGKKPELQDMLLLSLNPYDYHFCSQGVTTVDNLDDGEELMATDHAMDILGFSNDEKYGSYKIVGAIMHFGNMKFKQKQREEQAEADGTESADKAAYLMGISSADLIKGLLHPRVKVGNEYVTKGQNVEQVVYAVGALAKATYDRMFKWLVTRINKTLDTKLARQFFIGVLDIAGFEIFEFNSFEQLCINFTNEKLQQFFNHHMFVLEQEEYKKEGIEWVFIDFGLDLQACIDLIEKPLGILSILEEECMFPKASDMSFKAKLYDNHIGKSPNFQKPRPDKKRKYEAHFELVHYAGVVPYNIIGWLDKNKDPLNETVVAVFQKSQNKLLASLYENYVSSTSEEPHKPGTKEKRKKAASFQTVSQLHKENLNKLMTNLRSTQPHFVRCIIPNETKTPGAMDAFLVLHQLRCNGVLEGIRICRKGFPNRILYADFKQRYRILNPAAIPDDKFVDSRKATEKLLSSLELDHSQYKFGHTKVFFKAGLLGLLEEMRDERLAKILTMLQARIRGHLMRIEYQKIISRREALYTIQWNIRAFNAVKNWSWMKLFFKIKPLLKSAQTEKEMSNLKEEFQKLKEALEKSEAKRKELEEKQVTMIQEKNDLALQLQAEQDNLADAEERCDLLIKSKIQLEAKVKELTERLEDEEEINSDLTAKRRKLEDECAELKKDIDDLEITLAKVEKEKHATENKVKNLIEEMAALDEIIAKLTKEKKALQEAHQQALDDLQAEEDKVNTLTKAKVKLEQQVDDLESSLEQEKKVRMDLERAKRKLEGDLKLTQESVMDLENDKQQLEEKLKKKDFEMSQLNSRIEDGQVTEAQLQKKIKELQARIEELEEELEAERAARAKVEKQRAEVSRELEELSERLEEAGGATAAQLEMNKKREAEFLKLRRDLEEATLQHESTAAALRKKHADSVAELSEQIDNLQRVKQKLEKEKSEMKMEVDDLSSNIEYLTKNKASAEKLCRTYEDQLSEAKSKVDELQRQLTDVSTQRGRLQTENGELSRLLEEKESFINQLSRGKTSFTQNIEELKRQLEEETKSKNALAHALQASRHDCDLLREQYEEEVEAKSELQRNLSKANAEVAQWRTKYETDAIQRTEELEEAKKKLAIRLQEAEEAVEAAHAKCSSLEKTKHRLQTEIEDLSVDLERANSACAALDKKQRNFDRILAEWKQKYEETQAELEASQKESRSLSTELFKLKNAYEESLDNLETLKRENKNLQEEIADLTDQISLSGKTIHELEKLKKALENEKSDIQAALEEAEGALEHEESKTLRIQLELNQIKADVDRKLAEKDEEFENLRRNHQRAMDSMQATLDAEARAKNEAVRLRKKMEGDLNEMEIQLSHANRQAAEFQKLGRQLQAQIKDLQIELDDTQRHNDDLKEQAAALERRNNLLLAEVEELRAALEQAERSRKLAEQELLEATERVNLLHSQNTGLINQKKKLETDISQLSSEVEDAVQECRNAEEKAKKAITDAAMMAEELKKEQDTSAHLERMKKNMEQTIKDLQMRLDEAEQIALKGGKKQIQKLEARVRELEGELDTEQKKMAEAQKGIRKYERRIKELSYQAEEDRKNLARMQDLIDKLQSKVKSYKRQFEEAEQQANSNLVKYRKVQHELDDAEERADIAETQVNKLRARTREVITSKHE; encoded by the exons ATGGAAGCTTTCGGCAATGCCAAAACCATAAGAAATGACAACTCCTCGCGTTTT GGCAAGTTCATCCGGATCCATTTTGGCCCCTCAGGGAAGCTGGCCTCCGCAGACATCGACATCT ATCTTCTGGAAAAATCAAGAGTGATTTTCCAGCAACCCAAAGAGCGAAGCTACCACATCTACTACCAGATCCTCTCTGGGAAGAAACCAGAGCTGCAAG AtatgctgctgctctccctcaACCCCTACGACTACCACTTCTGTTCTCAGGGTGTAACAACTGTGGACAACCTGGATGATGGTGAAGAACTCATGGCAACAGAT CATGCCATGGACATCTTGGGCTTCAGCAATGATGAGAAATACGGCTCCTATAAAATAGTGGGCGCTATCATGCACTTCGGCAACATGAAGTTCAAGCAAAAGCAGCGAGAAGAGCAAGCAGAGGCTGACGGCACTGAAA GTGCTGACAAAGCTGCCTACCTCATGGGAATCAGCTCAGCTGACCTCATCAAGGGGTTGCTCCATCCTCGGGTGAAAGTGGGCAATGAATATGTGACCAAAGGTCAGAACGTGGAACAG GTTGTCTATGCTGTGGGAGCCCTGGCTAAAGCCACCTATGATCGCATGTTCAAGTGGCTGGTGACTAGGATCAACAAGACCCTAGATACCAAGCTGGCCAGACAGTTCTTCATTGGAGTACTGGACATTGCAGGCTTCGAGATCTTTGAG TTCAACAGCTTTGAGCAGCTGTGCATCAACTTCACCAACGAGAAGCTGCAACAGTTCTTCAACCACCACATGTTTGTCCTAGAGCAAGAAGAATACAAGAAGGAAGGCATTGAATGGGTCTTCATTGACTTTGGCCTGGATCTGCAGGCTTGCATTGACCTGATTGAGAAG CCGCTGGGAATCCTGTCCATCCTCGAAGAGGAGTGCATGTTCCCGAAAGCCTCCGATATGTCATTCAAAGCTAAGCTCTACGACAACCACATTGGGAAGTCGCCCAACTTCCAGAAGCCCCGGCCAGATAAAAAGCGGAAATACGAGGCCCACTTTGAGCTCGTGCATTATGCTGGTGTG GTGCCGTACAACATCATTGGGTGGCTGGACAAGAACAAGGACCCCCTGAATGAGACAGTGGTGGCTGTCTTCCAAAAATCGCAAAATAAGCTCCTGGCCTCCCTCTATGAGAACTACGTGAGCTCTACTTCAG AGGAACCTCACAAGCCGGGGACCAAGGAGAAACGTAAAAAGGCAGCTTCTTTCCAAACAGTGTCGCAGCTGCACAAG GAGAATCTCAACAAGCTGATGACCAACCTGCGCTCCACTCAGCCCCACTTTGTCCGCTGCATCATCCCCAATGAGACAAAGACCCCAG GAGCCATGGATGCCTTCCTGGTGCTTCACCAGCTGCGGTGTAATGGTGTCCTTGAAGGTATCCGCATCTGCCGTAAGGGATTCCCCAACAGAATCCTCTATGCAGACTTCAAGCAGCG CTACCGTATCCTGAATCCAGCAGCCATTCCAGATGACAAGTTTGTGGACAGCAGGAAGGCCACAGAGAAGCTGCTGAGTTCCCTGGAACTGGACCACTCACAGTACAAGTTTGGTCATACCAAG GTGTTTTTCAAGGCTGGTTTGCTGGGCTTGTTGGAAGAGATGCGCGATGAGCGTCTGGCCAAGATTCTGACCATGCTGCAGGCCAGAATCCGTGGGCACCTCATGCGCATTGAGTATCAGAAGATCATCAGCAGGAG GGAAGCCCTCTATACCATCCAGTGGAACATTCGGGCCTTCAATGCTGTCAAGAACTGGTCCTGGATGAAGCTGTTCTTCAAGATCAAGCCTTTACTCAAGTCTGCTCAGACTGAGAAGGAAATGTCCAACCTGAAGGAGGAGTTCCAGAAGCTGAAGGAGGCTCTGGAGAAGTCTGAGGCTaagaggaaggagctggaagAGAAGCAAGTCACCATGATCCAGGAAAAGAATGACCtggctctccagctgcaggca GAGCAAGACAATCTGGCAGATGCCGAGGAACGCTGCGACCTGCTGATCAAGTCCAAGATCCAGCTGGAGGCCAAGGTGAAGGAGCTGACAGAGCGTctggaggatgaggaggagatCAACTCAGACCTCACTGCCAAGAGACGCAAGCTGGAGGATGAGTGTGCAGAGCTGAAGAAGGACATTGATGACCTAGAGATCACACTGGCCAAGGTGGAGAAGGAGAAGCATGCCACAGAGAACAAG GTTAAAAACCTGATTGAAGAGATGGCTGCTCTGGATGAGATCATTGCCAAGCtgacaaaagagaagaaagcactGCAAGAGGCCCATCAGCAGGCCCTGGATGACCTGCAGGCTGAGGAAGACAAGGTCAACACACTGACCAAAGCCAAGGTcaaactggagcagcaagtgGATGAT CTGGAAAGCTCACttgaacaagaaaagaaagtccGCATGGACCTGGAAAGAGCAAAGAGGAAGCTTGAAGGAGACCTGAAGTTGACTCAGGAGTCTGTAATGGATTTGGAGAATGACAAACAGCAACTGGAGGAAAAACTCAAGAA GAAAGACTTTGAAATGAGTCAACTGAATTCAAGGATTGAAGATGGGCAAGTGACTGAGGcccagctgcagaagaagaTCAAGGAACTCCAG GCCCGCATTgaagagctggaggaagagctGGAGGCTGAGCGTGCTGCCAGAGCCAAGGTGGAGAAGCAGCGGGCAGAAGTGTCacgggagctggaggagctgagcGAGCGGCTGGAGGAGGCTGGCGGGGCAACGGCCGCGCAGCTGGAGATGAACAAGAAACGGGAAGCAGAATTCCTGAAGCTGCGGCGGGACCTGGAGGAGGCAACTCTGCAGCATGAGtccacagcagctgccctgcGGAAGAAGCACGCAGACAGCGTGGCGGAGCTGAGCGAGCAGATCGACAACCTGCAGCGTGTCAAGCAGAagctggaaaaagagaagagtgAGATGAAGATGGAGGTGGATGACCTGTCATCCAACATTGAATACCTCACCAAGAACAAG GCCAGTGCCGAGAAGCTGTGCCGCACCTATGAGGACCAGCTGAGCGAGGCCAAGTCCAAAGTGGATGAGCTGCAGCGACAGCTGACTGACGTGAGCACGCAGCGGGGCAGGCTGCAGACCGAGAACG GGGAGCTTAGTcggctgctggaggagaaggagtCCTTCATCAACCAGCTGAGCCGTGGCAAGACCTCATTCACACAGAACATTGAGGAACTCaagaggcagctggaggaagagacCAAG AGCAAGAACGCCCTGGCCCATGCCCTGCAAGCCTCCCGGCATGACTGCGACCTGCTGCGGGAGCAATatgaggaggaggtggaggccAAGAGTGAGCTCCAGAGAAACTTGTCCAAGGCCAATGCAGAAGTGGCCCAGTGGAGAACCAAGTATGAGACGGATGCCATCCAAAGgacagaggagctggaggaagccAA GAAGAAGCTGGCCATCcggctgcaggaggcagaggaggcagtGGAGGCTGCTCATGCCAAGTGCTCCTCGCTTGAAAAGACCAAGCATCGGCTGCAGACAGAGATCGAGGACCTCTCGGTGGACCTGGAGCGTGCCAACTcagcctgtgctgccctggACAAGAAGCAGCGCAACTTTGACAGGATCCTGGCTGAGTGGAAGCAGAAGTATGAGGAgacccaggcagagctggaggcatCACAGAAGGAGTCACGCAGCCTGAGCACTGAGCTCTTCAAGCTCAAGAATGCCTACGAGGAGTCCCTGGACAACCTGGAGACCCTCAAGAGGGAGAACAAGAACCTGCAGG AGGAAATTGCTGATCTGACTGACCAGATCAGTCTGAGCGGCAAAACTATCCATGAGTtggagaagctgaagaaagCCCTGGAGAATGAGAAGAGCGATATCCAGGCAgctctggaggaggctgag GGGGCCCTGGAGCACGAGGAGAGCAAGACTCTGCGCATCCAGCTGGAGCTGAACCAGATCAAGGCTGATGTGGACAGGAAGCTGGCAGAGAAGGATGAGGAGTTTGAGAACCTGAG GCGCAACCACCAGCGTGCCATGGACTCCATGCAGGCCACGCTCGATGCAGAGGCCCGGGCCAAGAATGAGGCTGTCCGGCTGAGGAAGAAGATGGAGGGAGACCTGAATGAGATGGAGATCCAGCTAAGCCACGCCAACCGCCAGGCCGCCGAGTTCCAGAAACTGGGCCGCCAGCTCCAGGCCCAGATCAAG GACCTGCAAATCGAGTTGGATGACACTCAGCGCCACAACGATGACCTGAAGGAACAGGCGGCTGCCCTGGAGCGCCGCAACAACCTGCTGCTGGCGGAGGTGGAGGAGCTGCGGGCAGCGCTGGAGCAGgcagagaggagcaggaagctggcagagcaggagctgctggaggccaCCGAGAGGGTCAACCTGCTCCACTCCCAG AACACGGGCCTGATCAACCAAAAGAAGAAGCTGGAGACAGACATTTCACAGCTGAGCAGCGAGGTGGAAGATGCAGTGCAGGAGTGCCGCAATGCTGAGGAGAAGGCGAAGAAGGCTATCACAGAT GCTGCCATGATGGCAGAGGAGCTGAAGAAGGAGCAGGACACAAGTGCGCACCTGGAACGGATGAAGAAGAACATGGAGCAGACCATCAAGGACCTGCAGATGCGCCTGGATGAAGCAGAGCAGATTGCTCTCAAGGGGGGCAAGAAGCAGATCCAGAAGCTGGAGGCCAGG GTGCGGGAGCTCGAGGGAGAGCTGGATACAGAGCAGAAGAAGATGGCTGAAGCCCAGAAGGGCATTCGCAAGTACGAGCGGAGGATCAAGGAGCTGAGCTACCAG GCTGAGGAAGACCGGAAGAACCTGGCACGGATGCAGGACCTGATCGACAAGCTGCAGAGCAAGGTCAAGAGCTACAAGCGCCAGTTTGAGGAGGCG GAGCAGCAGGCCAACTCCAACCTGGTCAAGTACCGCAAGGTGCAGCACGAGCTGGACGATGCAGAGGAGCGCGCCGACATCGCAGAGACGCAGGTCAACAAGCTGCGCGCCCGCACCAGGGAGGTCATCACCTCCAAG cacGAGTAG
- the MYH7B gene encoding myosin-7B isoform X1, whose translation MSMLDMSEFGEAAEYLRKSYTEQLKLQTIPFDGKKRAWIPDEKEAYIEVEIKESSGGKVTVETKNKETRVVKEDEVQPMNPPKFDMIEDMAMLTHLNEASVLYNLKRRYSHWMIYTYSGLFCVTINPYKWLPVYTATVVAAYKGKRRSEAPPHIYSIADNAYNDMLRNRENQSMLITGESGAGKTVNTKRVIQYFAIVAALGDTPGKKLAAVATKTGGTLEDQIIEANPAMEAFGNAKTIRNDNSSRFGKFIRIHFGPSGKLASADIDIYLLEKSRVIFQQPKERSYHIYYQILSGKKPELQDMLLLSLNPYDYHFCSQGVTTVDNLDDGEELMATDHAMDILGFSNDEKYGSYKIVGAIMHFGNMKFKQKQREEQAEADGTESADKAAYLMGISSADLIKGLLHPRVKVGNEYVTKGQNVEQVVYAVGALAKATYDRMFKWLVTRINKTLDTKLARQFFIGVLDIAGFEIFEFNSFEQLCINFTNEKLQQFFNHHMFVLEQEEYKKEGIEWVFIDFGLDLQACIDLIEKPLGILSILEEECMFPKASDMSFKAKLYDNHIGKSPNFQKPRPDKKRKYEAHFELVHYAGVVPYNIIGWLDKNKDPLNETVVAVFQKSQNKLLASLYENYVSSTSEEPHKPGTKEKRKKAASFQTVSQLHKENLNKLMTNLRSTQPHFVRCIIPNETKTPGAMDAFLVLHQLRCNGVLEGIRICRKGFPNRILYADFKQRYRILNPAAIPDDKFVDSRKATEKLLSSLELDHSQYKFGHTKVFFKAGLLGLLEEMRDERLAKILTMLQARIRGHLMRIEYQKIISRREALYTIQWNIRAFNAVKNWSWMKLFFKIKPLLKSAQTEKEMSNLKEEFQKLKEALEKSEAKRKELEEKQVTMIQEKNDLALQLQAEQDNLADAEERCDLLIKSKIQLEAKVKELTERLEDEEEINSDLTAKRRKLEDECAELKKDIDDLEITLAKVEKEKHATENKVKNLIEEMAALDEIIAKLTKEKKALQEAHQQALDDLQAEEDKVNTLTKAKVKLEQQVDDLESSLEQEKKVRMDLERAKRKLEGDLKLTQESVMDLENDKQQLEEKLKKKDFEMSQLNSRIEDGQVTEAQLQKKIKELQARIEELEEELEAERAARAKVEKQRAEVSRELEELSERLEEAGGATAAQLEMNKKREAEFLKLRRDLEEATLQHESTAAALRKKHADSVAELSEQIDNLQRVKQKLEKEKSEMKMEVDDLSSNIEYLTKNKASAEKLCRTYEDQLSEAKSKVDELQRQLTDVSTQRGRLQTENGELSRLLEEKESFINQLSRGKTSFTQNIEELKRQLEEETKSKNALAHALQASRHDCDLLREQYEEEVEAKSELQRNLSKANAEVAQWRTKYETDAIQRTEELEEAKKKLAIRLQEAEEAVEAAHAKCSSLEKTKHRLQTEIEDLSVDLERANSACAALDKKQRNFDRILAEWKQKYEETQAELEASQKESRSLSTELFKLKNAYEESLDNLETLKRENKNLQEEIADLTDQISLSGKTIHELEKLKKALENEKSDIQAALEEAEGALEHEESKTLRIQLELNQIKADVDRKLAEKDEEFENLRRNHQRAMDSMQATLDAEARAKNEAVRLRKKMEGDLNEMEIQLSHANRQAAEFQKLGRQLQAQIKDLQIELDDTQRHNDDLKEQAAALERRNNLLLAEVEELRAALEQAERSRKLAEQELLEATERVNLLHSQNTGLINQKKKLETDISQLSSEVEDAVQECRNAEEKAKKAITDAAMMAEELKKEQDTSAHLERMKKNMEQTIKDLQMRLDEAEQIALKGGKKQIQKLEARVRELEGELDTEQKKMAEAQKGIRKYERRIKELSYQAEEDRKNLARMQDLIDKLQSKVKSYKRQFEEAEQQANSNLVKYRKVQHELDDAEERADIAETQVNKLRARTREVITSKHE comes from the exons ATGTCTATGCTGGACATGAGCGAGTTTGGGGAGGCTGCTGAATACCTCCGGAAAAGCTACACAGAGCAGCTGAAGCTTCAGACAATCCCGTTTGATG gaAAGAAGCGAGCTTGGATCCCAGATGAGAAAGAAGCTTATATTGAAGTGGAAATCAAAGAAAGCTCTGGTGGCAAAGTCACTGTGGAAACCAAAAATAAGGAA ACACGGGTGGTGAAGGAGGATGAGGTGCAGCCCATGAATCCCCCCAAGTTCGACATGATCGAGGACATGGCCATGCTGACGCACCTCAACGAGGCCTCCGTGCTGTACAACCTGAAGCGCCGCTACTCCCATTGGATGATCTAT ACCTACTCGGGGCTCTTCTGTGTCACCATCAACCCCTACAAGTGGCTGCCCGTCTACACCGCGACCGTGGTGGCAGCCTACAAGGGCAAGCGGCGCTCCGAGGCGCCCCCGCACATCTACTCCATCGCTGACAACGCTTACAACGACATGCTGCGCA ACCGTGAAAACCAGTCCATGCTTATCAC CGGAGAATCTGGTGCTGGTAAGACTGTAAACACCAAGCGGGTCATTCAGTACTTTGCCATTGTCGCAGCCTTGGGCGACACGCCGGGCAAGAAATTA GCAGCTGTTGCCACTAAAACTGGG ggCACCCTCGAAGATCAAATTATCGAGGCTAACCCAGCTATGGAAGCTTTCGGCAATGCCAAAACCATAAGAAATGACAACTCCTCGCGTTTT GGCAAGTTCATCCGGATCCATTTTGGCCCCTCAGGGAAGCTGGCCTCCGCAGACATCGACATCT ATCTTCTGGAAAAATCAAGAGTGATTTTCCAGCAACCCAAAGAGCGAAGCTACCACATCTACTACCAGATCCTCTCTGGGAAGAAACCAGAGCTGCAAG AtatgctgctgctctccctcaACCCCTACGACTACCACTTCTGTTCTCAGGGTGTAACAACTGTGGACAACCTGGATGATGGTGAAGAACTCATGGCAACAGAT CATGCCATGGACATCTTGGGCTTCAGCAATGATGAGAAATACGGCTCCTATAAAATAGTGGGCGCTATCATGCACTTCGGCAACATGAAGTTCAAGCAAAAGCAGCGAGAAGAGCAAGCAGAGGCTGACGGCACTGAAA GTGCTGACAAAGCTGCCTACCTCATGGGAATCAGCTCAGCTGACCTCATCAAGGGGTTGCTCCATCCTCGGGTGAAAGTGGGCAATGAATATGTGACCAAAGGTCAGAACGTGGAACAG GTTGTCTATGCTGTGGGAGCCCTGGCTAAAGCCACCTATGATCGCATGTTCAAGTGGCTGGTGACTAGGATCAACAAGACCCTAGATACCAAGCTGGCCAGACAGTTCTTCATTGGAGTACTGGACATTGCAGGCTTCGAGATCTTTGAG TTCAACAGCTTTGAGCAGCTGTGCATCAACTTCACCAACGAGAAGCTGCAACAGTTCTTCAACCACCACATGTTTGTCCTAGAGCAAGAAGAATACAAGAAGGAAGGCATTGAATGGGTCTTCATTGACTTTGGCCTGGATCTGCAGGCTTGCATTGACCTGATTGAGAAG CCGCTGGGAATCCTGTCCATCCTCGAAGAGGAGTGCATGTTCCCGAAAGCCTCCGATATGTCATTCAAAGCTAAGCTCTACGACAACCACATTGGGAAGTCGCCCAACTTCCAGAAGCCCCGGCCAGATAAAAAGCGGAAATACGAGGCCCACTTTGAGCTCGTGCATTATGCTGGTGTG GTGCCGTACAACATCATTGGGTGGCTGGACAAGAACAAGGACCCCCTGAATGAGACAGTGGTGGCTGTCTTCCAAAAATCGCAAAATAAGCTCCTGGCCTCCCTCTATGAGAACTACGTGAGCTCTACTTCAG AGGAACCTCACAAGCCGGGGACCAAGGAGAAACGTAAAAAGGCAGCTTCTTTCCAAACAGTGTCGCAGCTGCACAAG GAGAATCTCAACAAGCTGATGACCAACCTGCGCTCCACTCAGCCCCACTTTGTCCGCTGCATCATCCCCAATGAGACAAAGACCCCAG GAGCCATGGATGCCTTCCTGGTGCTTCACCAGCTGCGGTGTAATGGTGTCCTTGAAGGTATCCGCATCTGCCGTAAGGGATTCCCCAACAGAATCCTCTATGCAGACTTCAAGCAGCG CTACCGTATCCTGAATCCAGCAGCCATTCCAGATGACAAGTTTGTGGACAGCAGGAAGGCCACAGAGAAGCTGCTGAGTTCCCTGGAACTGGACCACTCACAGTACAAGTTTGGTCATACCAAG GTGTTTTTCAAGGCTGGTTTGCTGGGCTTGTTGGAAGAGATGCGCGATGAGCGTCTGGCCAAGATTCTGACCATGCTGCAGGCCAGAATCCGTGGGCACCTCATGCGCATTGAGTATCAGAAGATCATCAGCAGGAG GGAAGCCCTCTATACCATCCAGTGGAACATTCGGGCCTTCAATGCTGTCAAGAACTGGTCCTGGATGAAGCTGTTCTTCAAGATCAAGCCTTTACTCAAGTCTGCTCAGACTGAGAAGGAAATGTCCAACCTGAAGGAGGAGTTCCAGAAGCTGAAGGAGGCTCTGGAGAAGTCTGAGGCTaagaggaaggagctggaagAGAAGCAAGTCACCATGATCCAGGAAAAGAATGACCtggctctccagctgcaggca GAGCAAGACAATCTGGCAGATGCCGAGGAACGCTGCGACCTGCTGATCAAGTCCAAGATCCAGCTGGAGGCCAAGGTGAAGGAGCTGACAGAGCGTctggaggatgaggaggagatCAACTCAGACCTCACTGCCAAGAGACGCAAGCTGGAGGATGAGTGTGCAGAGCTGAAGAAGGACATTGATGACCTAGAGATCACACTGGCCAAGGTGGAGAAGGAGAAGCATGCCACAGAGAACAAG GTTAAAAACCTGATTGAAGAGATGGCTGCTCTGGATGAGATCATTGCCAAGCtgacaaaagagaagaaagcactGCAAGAGGCCCATCAGCAGGCCCTGGATGACCTGCAGGCTGAGGAAGACAAGGTCAACACACTGACCAAAGCCAAGGTcaaactggagcagcaagtgGATGAT CTGGAAAGCTCACttgaacaagaaaagaaagtccGCATGGACCTGGAAAGAGCAAAGAGGAAGCTTGAAGGAGACCTGAAGTTGACTCAGGAGTCTGTAATGGATTTGGAGAATGACAAACAGCAACTGGAGGAAAAACTCAAGAA GAAAGACTTTGAAATGAGTCAACTGAATTCAAGGATTGAAGATGGGCAAGTGACTGAGGcccagctgcagaagaagaTCAAGGAACTCCAG GCCCGCATTgaagagctggaggaagagctGGAGGCTGAGCGTGCTGCCAGAGCCAAGGTGGAGAAGCAGCGGGCAGAAGTGTCacgggagctggaggagctgagcGAGCGGCTGGAGGAGGCTGGCGGGGCAACGGCCGCGCAGCTGGAGATGAACAAGAAACGGGAAGCAGAATTCCTGAAGCTGCGGCGGGACCTGGAGGAGGCAACTCTGCAGCATGAGtccacagcagctgccctgcGGAAGAAGCACGCAGACAGCGTGGCGGAGCTGAGCGAGCAGATCGACAACCTGCAGCGTGTCAAGCAGAagctggaaaaagagaagagtgAGATGAAGATGGAGGTGGATGACCTGTCATCCAACATTGAATACCTCACCAAGAACAAG GCCAGTGCCGAGAAGCTGTGCCGCACCTATGAGGACCAGCTGAGCGAGGCCAAGTCCAAAGTGGATGAGCTGCAGCGACAGCTGACTGACGTGAGCACGCAGCGGGGCAGGCTGCAGACCGAGAACG GGGAGCTTAGTcggctgctggaggagaaggagtCCTTCATCAACCAGCTGAGCCGTGGCAAGACCTCATTCACACAGAACATTGAGGAACTCaagaggcagctggaggaagagacCAAG AGCAAGAACGCCCTGGCCCATGCCCTGCAAGCCTCCCGGCATGACTGCGACCTGCTGCGGGAGCAATatgaggaggaggtggaggccAAGAGTGAGCTCCAGAGAAACTTGTCCAAGGCCAATGCAGAAGTGGCCCAGTGGAGAACCAAGTATGAGACGGATGCCATCCAAAGgacagaggagctggaggaagccAA GAAGAAGCTGGCCATCcggctgcaggaggcagaggaggcagtGGAGGCTGCTCATGCCAAGTGCTCCTCGCTTGAAAAGACCAAGCATCGGCTGCAGACAGAGATCGAGGACCTCTCGGTGGACCTGGAGCGTGCCAACTcagcctgtgctgccctggACAAGAAGCAGCGCAACTTTGACAGGATCCTGGCTGAGTGGAAGCAGAAGTATGAGGAgacccaggcagagctggaggcatCACAGAAGGAGTCACGCAGCCTGAGCACTGAGCTCTTCAAGCTCAAGAATGCCTACGAGGAGTCCCTGGACAACCTGGAGACCCTCAAGAGGGAGAACAAGAACCTGCAGG AGGAAATTGCTGATCTGACTGACCAGATCAGTCTGAGCGGCAAAACTATCCATGAGTtggagaagctgaagaaagCCCTGGAGAATGAGAAGAGCGATATCCAGGCAgctctggaggaggctgag GGGGCCCTGGAGCACGAGGAGAGCAAGACTCTGCGCATCCAGCTGGAGCTGAACCAGATCAAGGCTGATGTGGACAGGAAGCTGGCAGAGAAGGATGAGGAGTTTGAGAACCTGAG GCGCAACCACCAGCGTGCCATGGACTCCATGCAGGCCACGCTCGATGCAGAGGCCCGGGCCAAGAATGAGGCTGTCCGGCTGAGGAAGAAGATGGAGGGAGACCTGAATGAGATGGAGATCCAGCTAAGCCACGCCAACCGCCAGGCCGCCGAGTTCCAGAAACTGGGCCGCCAGCTCCAGGCCCAGATCAAG GACCTGCAAATCGAGTTGGATGACACTCAGCGCCACAACGATGACCTGAAGGAACAGGCGGCTGCCCTGGAGCGCCGCAACAACCTGCTGCTGGCGGAGGTGGAGGAGCTGCGGGCAGCGCTGGAGCAGgcagagaggagcaggaagctggcagagcaggagctgctggaggccaCCGAGAGGGTCAACCTGCTCCACTCCCAG AACACGGGCCTGATCAACCAAAAGAAGAAGCTGGAGACAGACATTTCACAGCTGAGCAGCGAGGTGGAAGATGCAGTGCAGGAGTGCCGCAATGCTGAGGAGAAGGCGAAGAAGGCTATCACAGAT GCTGCCATGATGGCAGAGGAGCTGAAGAAGGAGCAGGACACAAGTGCGCACCTGGAACGGATGAAGAAGAACATGGAGCAGACCATCAAGGACCTGCAGATGCGCCTGGATGAAGCAGAGCAGATTGCTCTCAAGGGGGGCAAGAAGCAGATCCAGAAGCTGGAGGCCAGG GTGCGGGAGCTCGAGGGAGAGCTGGATACAGAGCAGAAGAAGATGGCTGAAGCCCAGAAGGGCATTCGCAAGTACGAGCGGAGGATCAAGGAGCTGAGCTACCAG GCTGAGGAAGACCGGAAGAACCTGGCACGGATGCAGGACCTGATCGACAAGCTGCAGAGCAAGGTCAAGAGCTACAAGCGCCAGTTTGAGGAGGCG GAGCAGCAGGCCAACTCCAACCTGGTCAAGTACCGCAAGGTGCAGCACGAGCTGGACGATGCAGAGGAGCGCGCCGACATCGCAGAGACGCAGGTCAACAAGCTGCGCGCCCGCACCAGGGAGGTCATCACCTCCAAG cacGAGTAG